From one Melopsittacus undulatus isolate bMelUnd1 chromosome 16, bMelUnd1.mat.Z, whole genome shotgun sequence genomic stretch:
- the BRPF3 gene encoding bromodomain and PHD finger-containing protein 3 isoform X5: MQNWLSCLNMDCGSKGANADAELGLWTAGMRKPRRRSRQSVEGRRSPSPYSLKCSPTRETLTYAQAQRIVEVDIDGRLHRISIYDPLKIITEDELTAQDITECNSNKENSEQPLLPSKYKKTSSKGKKKESCSKHAPGTSLHLPQPNFRVVDSFSQPEAPPLPAAYYRYIEKPPEDLDVEVEYDMDEEDLAWLEMVNEKRRDDGYGTVSADTFEWLVDRLEKESYLESRNNGAQQSLIDEDAFCCVCMDDECHNSNVILFCDICNLAVHQECYGVPYIPEGQWLCRCCLQSPSRPVDCVLCPNKGGAFKQTSDGRWAHVVCAIWIPEVCFANTVFLEPIEGINNIPPARWKLTCYICKQKGMGAAIQCHKVNCYTAFHVTCAQRAGLFMKIEPMRETSINGTTFTVRKTAYCESHSPPGMVKKGSPAAGAEGQEASVKEEAEEEANSGPPKGSLKKNQLRLKQKIKKELGDVTNGHSSLPMVTVTQIPSYRLNKICSGLSLQRKNQFMQRLHNYWLLKRQARNGVPLIRRLHSHLQSQRNAEQKEQDEKTSAVKEELKYWQKLRHDLERARLLIELIRKREKLKREQVKVQQAAMELQLTPFNVLLRTTLDLLQEKDAAQIFAEPVNLNEVPDYLEFISNPMDFSTMRRKLESHLYRTLDEFEEDFNLIVTNCMRYNAKDTIFHRAAVRLRDLGGAILRHARRQAESIGFDTDVGIHLPESPKTEDFYRFSWEDVDNILVPENRAHLSLEAQLKELLEKLDMVSTMRSSGARTRRIRLLRREINSIRQKLAQQQNKTMPNGEPVLREEGLNKTPGEGDEEGEKADDSKPPHPPTLEPTGPVPSLSELDSLQDPPKLKPISESKSLNQLQKRVVLNRELFDKKALQRESQAFQRLLSDNGLNGLALPPADTPSSPAFSGVGRRTSVLFKKAKNGVKLQRGLDCSLENGEDQQLSPSRPDGEQQARKRLQSRTCSESDGEKSPRQAGQKGVTNGFVKHTESGSDSECSSGLGSGLVFEACSGLMPPKRSRGKPALSRVPFLDGVNGDSDYNSSGRTLLMSFENQAELEPLELVWAKCRGYPSYPAL, from the exons ATGCAGAACTGGCTCAGCTGCCTGAACATGGATTGTGGCTCCAAAGGGGCTAACGCTGACGCAGAGCTA GGTCTCTGGACTGCAGGGATGAGGAAGCCTCGGAGGAGGTCCCGGCAGAGCGTGGAGGGGAGGCGTTCGCCTTCACCCTACAGCCTCAAGTGCTCACCCACTCGGGAGACACTGACCTATGCTCAGGCCCAGCGGATTGTGGAGGTGGACATTGATGGGCGTCTTCATCGTATTAGCATCTACGATCCCTTAAAGATCATCACAGAGGATGAGCTGACTGCCCAGGACATCACAGAGTgcaacagcaacaaagaaaacagtgagCAGCCCCTTTTACCTTCCAAATATAAGAAAACCTCTTCCAAGGGCAAGAAGAAGGAGTCCTGCTCCAAACATGCACCAGGGACATCTTTACACTTACCCCAGCCCAATTTCCGTGTGGTGGACTCCTTCAGCCAACCAGAggctcctcctctccctgctgcctaCTACCGGTACATTGAAAAGCCTCCTGAGGACCTTGATGTAGAGGTGGAGTATGACATGGATGAGGAGGATCTGGCATGGCTGGAAATGGTCAACGAGAAGAGAAGGGATGATGGTTATGGCACAGTTTCTGCTGACACTTTTGAGTGGCTGGTGGATCGGTTGGAAAAGGAGTCATATCTGGAGAGCCGGAACAACGGGGCTCAGCAGTCCCTCATTGATGAGGATGCCTTCTGCTGTGTCTGCATGGACGATGAGTGTCACAACAGCAACGTCATCCTCTTCTGTGATATCTGCAACCTGGCTGTGCACCAGGAGTGTTATGGTGTGCCCTACATCCCTGAGGGGCAGTGGCTTTGCCGCTGCTGCTTACAGTCCCCTTCTCGCCCTGTGGATTGTGTCCTCTGCCCAAACAAAGGTGGAGCCTTCAAGCAGACCAGCGACGGCCGCTGGGCCCACGTGGTTTGTGCCATCTGGATCCCAGAGGTCTGCTTTGCAAACACTGTGTTCCTGGAGCCCATTGAAGGGATAAATAACATCCCCCCGGCTCGGTGGAAGCTCACGTGCTATATCTGCAAGCAGAAGGGCATGGGAGCTGCTATCCAGTGCCACAAGGTGAACTGTTATACTGCCTTCCATGTCACCTGTGCCCAGCGGGCTGGTCTCTTCATGAAGATTGAACCCATGAGGGAGACCAGCATCAATGGCACGACGTTCACCGTGCGCAAGACCGCCTATTGTGAGAGTCATTCCCCACCTGGGATGGTGAAAAAAGGGTccccagctgctggtgctgaggggCAGGAGGCCTCTgtgaaggaggaggcagaggaagaagcCAATTCTGGCCCTCCCAAAGGGTCTCTGAAGAAGAACCAATTGAGATTGAAGCAGAAGATCAAGAAGGAGCTTGGTGATGTGACCAATGGGCATTCGTCTTTGCCCATGGTGACAGTCACACAAATTCCCTCTTACAG GCTCAACAAGATCTGCAGTGGCCTCTCCCTCCAGAGGAAGAACCAGTTCATGCAGAGGCTCCACAACTATTGGCTGCTGAAGCGCCAGGCGAGGAATGGGGTACCCCTGATCCGGCGCCTGCACTCGCACCTCCAGTCCCAGAGGAACGCAGAGCAG AAGGAGCAGGATGAGAAGACCAGTGCAGTAAAGGAAGAGCTGAAGTACTGGCAGAAGCTGCGGCATGACCTGGAGCGGGCACGGCTGCTCATCGAGCTGATCCGTAAGAGGGAAAAACTCAAACGGGAGCAG GTGAAGGTTCAGCAGGCTGccatggagctgcagctcaCCCCTTTCAACGTACTTCTGCGCACAACACTggacctgctgcaggagaaggatGCTGCCCAGATCTTTGCAGAGCCTGTTAACCTGAACGAG GTTCCAGATTACCTGGAATTCATTTCCAACCCAATGGATTTTTCCACCATGAGGCGGAAGCTGGAGTCTCACCTGTACCGAACATTGGATGAGTTTGAGGAAGACTTTAACCTTATAGTTACCAACTGCATGAGGTATAATGCTAAAGACACGATTTTCCACCGAGCAGCTGTCCGGCTCCGAGACCTCGGAGGAGCGATATTGCGCCATGCACGGCGGCAGGCTGAAAGCATCGGCTTTGACACTGATGTGGGGATTCACCTGCCTGAGTCACCCAAAACTGAGGACTTTTACCGCTTTTCTTGGGAGGATG TGGATAACATCCTCGTCCCAGAGAACCGGGCTCACCTCTCCTTGGAGGCGCAGCTGAAGGAGCTCCTGGAGAAGCTGGACATGGTGAGCACCATGCGGTCCAGTGGTGCCCGGACGCGACGGATCCGGCTTCTGAGACGGGAAATCAACTCCATTCGACAGAAGCTGGCccagcagcagaacaagacCATGCCCAATGGGGAGCCTGTGCTGAGGGAAGAGGGCCTGAATAAAACACCAGGGGAAGGGGAcgaggaaggggagaaag CAGATGATTCCAAGCCCCCACACCCTCCAACCCTGGAGCCCACAGGACCTGTGCCGTCCCTCTCAGAGCTAGACTCTCTGCAGGACCCTCCAAAGCTCAAGCCCATCAGTGAAAGCAAGTCCTTGAACCAGCTGCAGAAGAGGGTGGTGTTGAACAGGGAGCTCTTTGACAAGAAGGCTCTGCAGCGGGAGAGCCAAGCCTTCCAGCGCCTGCTCAGCGACAATGGGCTCAATGGGCTGGCTTTGCCCCCTGCAGAcaccccctccagccctgccttcAGCGGCGTGGGCAGACGGACATCTGTCCTATTCAAAAAGGCTAAGAATGGAGTGAAGCTGCAGAGGGGCCTGGACTGCTCCCTGGAGAACGGGGAGGACCAGCAGCTCTCACCCTCCCGCCCTGATGGGGAGCAACAAGCCCGGAAGCggctgcagagcaggacctGCAGTGAGAGTGATGGAGAGAAGTCACCCAGGCAGGCAGGACAGAAAG GAGTGACCAATGGCTTTGTGAAGCACACAGAGAGTGGCTCTGACTCCGAGTGCAGCTCTGGCCTGGGCAGTGGGCTGGTATTTGAAGCCTGCAG CGGTTTGATGCCTCCCAAGCGGAGTCGAGGGAAGCCAGCTCTTTCCCGAGTGCCCTTCTTGGATGGTGTGAATGGAGACTCTGATTACAACAGCTCAG GCAGGACTCTCCTGATGTCCTTTGAGAATCAGGCTGAGCTGGAGCCCTTGGAGCTCGTGTGGGCCAAGTGCCGGGGCTATCCCTCCTACCCTGCCTTG TGA